The Aphanothece sacrum FPU1 nucleotide sequence AATGAGCGTCTAGATGCTTCTTATTGGTCTATGATGGTTGTATCGACTTTAGCCATGTTAGCAGGTATTTTTCATGGTTATGCCTATGGTGAATCCATTGTTGGCTCGGAAATGACTCCACTCATGGCTTATTTAGCTGGATTTGCTATGATTCAGTTAATTGTTGCTTTACTTGTATTTTTCGTCGGGAAGGTAATGTTTAAACAGGGTGAAAATAAAGCATTTTCTATTATTAGATTAATTGGGGTAGGAATTAGTGCTTTAGGGTTTGTCTTTTTAAGTGCTAATTTTGGTCATTAGTTATGATAGGCTGATTAGTAACATAGACATCTTGCCTGTGACAAGAAATCTGATACCTTGAAAGGTGCAGCTACCAAAACAAAGCCCGCCTGCGCGGGCTAATTTATTTGTTAATATTAATATTTTAGGAGTCAACGGCCGTTGACCCCTACTTAATCCTATAAGTAACGTGCGCAAAATTAATTAAACAACCAGGGCGGGTTTATTTAATTTTTTTGTAAGAATCATTGATTTATGTAAAAAACCCGCCCCTACAAATTTTATGTAATTAATTTTGTTTGACTACTTATTAATTAACTAAAATAACCTCTCCAAACCAATAATCTTTCATTTGTTCTGCTGTTACGATATCAAGACCAAATAAAGGATTACCTATCATAAACGCTTTATTTTTGGGATCAATTTTTAATAATGCAACCGCATGAGGAAACTGTTGACTCAGCCATCTTTGCTTAACATGAAGTAATGCAAGTTTATTTTGTTTGATTAATTCATCTAGGGTCATATCATAATGATAATCAGGATTTAATCCTAATTGTTCCATTGCGTTTATTTCTCCTAAAGTATTCGTTCCTAGTCGATTAGTTTGAGTTAACTTTACAACATCTTTTTCTACAATTTCGGGGTGTTTTCCACTGGTTCTGGCTAAAGTAGCAATACTAGCTGGCGCACAAGTTACAGTCGTACTTTGTAACACAACTCCATCACTCATTTTAAATTTTCCTACATCATTAGTGATGGGAGAGAACCAATAAAAAAGTAAGACTAAACAACCACTAATTGCTCCAATTCCTAATAATAATTGATTGCGGCGTTGACTTGATGAAATACCAGCTATTTCTAAACATAATAAAAAGCCAAAAATAAAACAACCAAATCCAAATAAGATTTCATCAAAATTGGCTTGAAGATGAAGTAAAAACATAATAGGAAAAATTTTAGGGGCGTGAGAATATAAATTCAAGCGATCAACTAAAATTAAGATAGTTAAAATAGCAGCAAGACCAAGAAAAACACCTCTAGCTTTTTTTTGATGTTTATCGAGAGCATTTTCTGCGGTGATGCCTTTTTGTGCTAGTTGATTTCCTAGAAATCCACCCATTCCTAATCCAATGATTCCAGCAATAATCAAATTTATCATAGTTATAATCTTCCTATTTTATTCTACGATAACTAAGAAAGTAATCAACTGTCAGGAGTAAAAATACGGAGGTGAATCATTAAATTTATCATACCTAATTCAGTTGAGTTAAGCTGTTTATGTAGAGACAATTCATATATAGCATTTCCATTTGAGATGTGGATTTGGAACGGGTATCTTTCCCGTCACAGGCTAGAAGTCTGTGCCACAAATGTTTATATGTCAAATGGAAACACTATATTGCTATAAGTTCTCCTGTGTTTAAATCCCAAACATGAATGATATTATCAAAACCTCCACTAGCTAATAATTGACGATTTTGGGTATCTTTCCAAGGACTAATGGCTAAACAACGCACAGAGTTTGTATGTTTATCTAAAGTATTAACTAACTTGAGATTTTGCCAATTAAATGTTGTTGAAGATGTTTGAACATCATTAATTACTTTTTTTTTACTCTCAGGTTCATTAGAAATTTTTGCGATATGATCAACAAGGGCTTTATTAACTGAAATAATTTGCTCAAGTTTAGAATTAATTTGTTGACGTTCTTTGGCAGCTATTTCTAATTTTTTTTCTAGTAATTTTTGTTTTTCTTGGAGAGAGTTAATTGTTTTTTGATAATCATTCTTAATTTTTAATATTTCTTGATTTAATTGAGTTAATTGAGATTCAATTTCCTCTTGTTCTATGTAATCTTTTGTGCTAAGAATAGCCCTACTATTACTAAAATCAAGGATTCCTAATTCTTCCAATTTCCACTGCTTACCATTAGCCATTAAAGAAAGTTTTGCAGGTTTAATTAATGAAAATTTTCGCGTCCCTATTTCTTCATATCCTTGACAAGTAAAAAGAGATTGAACTGTTTTTATTGAGTTAGCATTTATGCGAATATTATCTTTAGGAATTAACCAATAATTATTCTTTTCTGTGACAATTATCCAATAATTACCATTACTTACTTGTTCTAAATAAATACTTTCATTCGTTTGTCTTTGATAACTTTCCGGGGTTAAAGCAACTATAATAGCAAGATGACTTAAAATTTGGGGACTGTTATGATAAATATCAATTAATTCAGTTTCTGAAGCTTTAATACGAGAAATTTTAGGTAATTCCATCGCACCAGTTACCCGCGAAGCTTTAATCATTCCCCAAGGATGACTCCCTTGTTCTAAAGACTTGACAAGAGAGTTAAATTGAGTTTCTAATTGATTAAATCTCTCAACAATATTTTCCAAATTATTATCAGACAAACTTACCTCCTTTTTTAGCCACATTTAAGGGTTTTAAAGCCAAATTCTACTCCTTGGGGTGCAGGTGCGTCTTTATCTACTTTAACAATACAAGGGTCAATCTTTGGTTCACCTTGGTCAAATTTCCATGATTTTCCTGACCCGTCAGTTTTAATTGTAATAGATTTTAATTCTTTTAAAACATCTTGACGGGTGACATTTTCGGGAGACTTAGTAGCTTTTATTGCTTGAATAATTGCTTCTGCTGCATCAAAACTAGCTACAGTTCGCCAGTTAATATTTCCTCCCCATACTTTTTGAGATTTGTTAGTATAAGTATCACTAGGAGCGACAGGAACTACTAAATATAAATTATTTACATCATTGCCTCCTTGTTCAAGAGTTGTGGGAGAATAAAGCGCATCTCCTCCTAATAATTTAATATTGGTATTTGCTTTAAGCTTTTTGGCAATTCTAACAGCAATAGAAGTAGAATTAACACTCG carries:
- a CDS encoding cysteine peptidase family C39 domain-containing protein, whose protein sequence is MINLIIAGIIGLGMGGFLGNQLAQKGITAENALDKHQKKARGVFLGLAAILTILILVDRLNLYSHAPKIFPIMFLLHLQANFDEILFGFGCFIFGFLLCLEIAGISSSQRRNQLLLGIGAISGCLVLLFYWFSPITNDVGKFKMSDGVVLQSTTVTCAPASIATLARTSGKHPEIVEKDVVKLTQTNRLGTNTLGEINAMEQLGLNPDYHYDMTLDELIKQNKLALLHVKQRWLSQQFPHAVALLKIDPKNKAFMIGNPLFGLDIVTAEQMKDYWFGEVILVN
- a CDS encoding WD40 repeat domain-containing protein; its protein translation is MSDNNLENIVERFNQLETQFNSLVKSLEQGSHPWGMIKASRVTGAMELPKISRIKASETELIDIYHNSPQILSHLAIIVALTPESYQRQTNESIYLEQVSNGNYWIIVTEKNNYWLIPKDNIRINANSIKTVQSLFTCQGYEEIGTRKFSLIKPAKLSLMANGKQWKLEELGILDFSNSRAILSTKDYIEQEEIESQLTQLNQEILKIKNDYQKTINSLQEKQKLLEKKLEIAAKERQQINSKLEQIISVNKALVDHIAKISNEPESKKKVINDVQTSSTTFNWQNLKLVNTLDKHTNSVRCLAISPWKDTQNRQLLASGGFDNIIHVWDLNTGELIAI